The following proteins are encoded in a genomic region of Cryptomeria japonica chromosome 11, Sugi_1.0, whole genome shotgun sequence:
- the LOC131070683 gene encoding 10-deacetylbaccatin III 10-O-acetyltransferase, with the protein MEGLEELNVKIVERCLVLPCLPSPKDTLCLSNFDNQPLLRTFFNTLLVYEACEKNLVDPAKTIREALSKVLVYYYPLAGRLRKKEDGKLQVECTGEGVLFVGAMVNNNLSAIGDLDYLKPSFKQLLFTFPFNTDLEELHLIVIQVNRFTCGGFVVVVTFHHSLFDGKGLGQFLKGLGEMARGEVMPSMKPIWDRELLKPRKLLVHNLDMIEDKTRGISHPWALPISKESIQVSLTLDSNTIKCMKQGLWKNVGKYTLHLKLLQL; encoded by the exons ATGGAAGGTTTAGAAGAGTTAAATGTGAAGATTGTGGAGCGTTGCCTGGTGCTACCGTGCCTGCCTTCACCCAAAGACACCCTCTGTCTCTCCAATTTTGATAACCAGCCATTGTTGAGAACTTTCTTTAATACGTTGCTTGTGTACGAGGCTTGTGAAAAGAATTTAGTAGATCCTGCCAAAACTATTAGAGAGGCTCTATCGAAGGTGTTAGTGTATTATTATCCTCTGGCTGGGAGATTGAGAAAGAAAGAAGATGGGAAGCTTCAAGTGGAGTGCACAGGAGAAGGTGTTCTCTTTGTTGGAGCCATGGTAAACAACAACCTATCAGCCATTGGAGATTTGGACTACCTCAAGCCATCATTTAAGCAACTTCTCTTTACATTCCCTTTCAATACAGATCTTGAGGAGCTTCATCTCATTGTTATTCAG GTAAATCGTTTCACATGTGGAGGGTTTGTTGTAGTAGTGACTTTCCATCATAGTTTATTTGATGGAAAAGGATTAGGACAATTTCTCAAAGGTCTTGGAGAGATGGCTAGAGGAGAAGTTATGCCTTCTATGAAACCAATATGGGATAGAGAGCTTCTTAAGCCAAGGAAGCTATTGGTTCATAACTTAGACATGATTGAAGACAAAACAAGAGGTATATCCcacccatgggcattacccataTCTAAAGAATCAATTCAAGTGTCTCTTACATTGGACTCTAATACAATAAAATGTATGAAGCAAGGATTATGGAAGAATGTGGGGAAATATACACTACATTTGAAATTGTTACAACTTTGA